The DNA window gttcatgattggtcggaaaagttacgtcatcaccatagaaaccttcacttcgaggttctgcatccatttgttgcaacgaagatatacccgttcaaaattacccgtagcttttcgtacatatatttagatatgtttggaattggtttagacatatttagcacactagtattgtatgatctactttgatcgaagttttctgtgaaggcggCGATAaaatcgcacagtgaaagtttcgtacagggtacatcacacatgcgctgtaggcctatatgtattataactctgtacacagtgcaatgacggaaatatatcatactatacactatactgttttgcgtatattcactcaagactcctgaactcgcgtcgtgaagttgcttttagtgtaggcctacccattccacgaaacgaattctgatttcaatagaacggctcacgaatcttagataacgtaaacacgaaccaaatagaatgtagcgtatatgtatcataagtgaggtcaacatgtaatccaagcattaaaagtaaagttagggcgtttgaagggaaaccccttaactagactcaatcaagtgtcagtgtgtaactcagtatatgtcttcgaacttccaagcgatggttattatttatgctgacgacacgagcaatctgattggctgaaaactccgtaattgcaaacctgtttgggaaaaaaaattcgcggcctggggaggggtctaagtgaagggggtgtcccctcccctctggattttttttgcatttccaggtggcctcagatgcaatttggtgcaatatagcacacttcacactttatcatttattgagaaatgaaaaaggggttttctgacttgcgaagcgggggggggggggggcggaatgatacttccgccacCCTATATTtttcactgcccccccccccccgatcctaCGCCCTTGGCTCGTATGAGATTATACAAGATATATAATTGTGTTTTGATCGTTTAATTTTTCCTTGCCTGTTGTAACTTCTGTAACTATTTCTTGTAAAGCTTTTACAGCTCACGTGATATCACATACTTAACGAAAAGGATCAATTCATTGTCATACTTTATCATTTATAGGCTGTAACCCCGGCCTAAAATCAAATAAGTCATGTAAGCAAACAATGCCACTCCAAAATAGCGAGATACAGTTCTTACAAATAAAGAGAACTCCAAACATGATCAGCACCCCAACCTTTGTCCATGACTGTCACAACCCAGAAAGGATGTATTATACAaaacctaattgtattctggtcatatGTTTGgccaattgctcgttgattgcatgcaaattccgctctattccactctatgaaatagaactatgggttatacttttttggtagcacttttttcaatggtaagagagcagagaaacctgtctgttcaaatcaatctgttgcatgagtgcattttacccatcttaatataatatgttgtataaaacaaataatggatGGTTTctattcgtgcaatagtgcaaatatttcattcgttgaaagatgtaaatTGTTCCATTCAACAGGGCTACGCctagttgaatggaacaaattacatctttcaactcatgaaatatttgcactattgcactcataaccattcaaaattggtatattatacaacacctaattgtattctggtcatttgattggtcaattgctctttgattgCATGCacaatccgctctattccactctatgaaatagaaccatgggttatactttttttggtagcacttttttcaatggtatagagagcagagaaacctgtctgttcaagagagcagagaaacctgcgCTGTATATTTGAGCACATACGCTGTATATGTGAGTACACTTATGCTGTATATTTTTCCGTATTTTGTATCAGACATAAGCCTAGGCCTGCACGTAGGCCtataatacaaatattcattttaaatatgttgtataaaacaaataatggatggtttccattcgtgcaatagtgcaaatatttcattcgttgaaagatgttatttgttccatctttcaactcataaAATATTTGCACCATTGCACTCATatccattcattatttgtatactgaTACAATAGAAGTACCTGCATGTTGAAACTGTATGCAATTTACAATGTGTACATTACTATATACGGTACATAACAGGCTAGTACGATTGTTTGCTAAGCGGTAGGCTACTTAAATACAAGGAGTCAACTAACGGGCGTGTACAGTTTGTTCCATAACATACTTGTTCTTTACAGTGTACCGAGCATCTTGATATAATACTAAACCTATCATACACTAACAATGGCAGTGAAGTTTTTGTTTGCTGGTGTCATCTTTATCATTTCATTCCTTGTAACGGTGAAACTCTGTGCCTGCTGGAGTCACATGGGACCCTCGATACACTCGTGTGTGTTGTATCTCGTCACTGGTATGTTACCATTCATTCTTATAAGTGATACACTATTTGGCGTCTTCAATTCTATATTCTTCCTTTGGGGAGGACCTCCAGACACCCTCCCTTACACGGGAGTATGTTCCAACGACCGCATGGCCGCACCCCTCCTTTCTAAAAGCACCTTTAATCTTGTATACTATACCATGCAACTAACAAGATACAAGGTACAATGGTCAGTGGACAGGTACGGTAAATGACTTTTATTGATTATCTTTCAGGGTTGCTTGCTCTTATTGGCATTCTGTCAGGTTGTGCGTTGATCTTCATCTCAACCCGACGTACCTCCAAACATCACACCCTCCTCTCTGCGTTACATCATTTTATCGTAAAGTATCACCGCCTTTACGTAGGTTCCCGGATGTTGAAGAAGTTCAGAGCTGCTTGCAAAAATCCAAGAGAGGCCCAGGAACTTCTCTTACAGAAGATcatcaagaaaaacaaaaacacggaCTACGGATATCAGTTTAGACTTGGTGAAATCCATTCCTTGGAAGATCTTCGTCAAAAACACCCGATTACTGATTACGACCATTACAGGCGATTTATTAATCGATTGTCTAAAGGTGAAAAGGATGTCTTGACCGCGGAAAAGGTGTCTCGTCTTATATTGACGAGTGGGACCACTGGGACAGGTAAAATGATCCCACAAGACGAAAATCttgttgacaattttttaattcttctagGTGCctttcaacatgaaatgtttCCCGATATGCAGCCAATGCAGTCATTTCTTAGACTGCATGTCAACGCAGAGATCAAACAAAGTGAGTGTGGTATAACCAAAGCTCCGGCAACAGCTTTGGAGAAGCATATGATGAAAGGTAAGGTCGATTATACAACTCCCAGTGATGGTTTCCTGATTGATACAGTGTACGAAGCCTTTTACGTACATCTCTTATTTGCTTTGAGAGAAGAACAGTTGGGGTCGGCTTACATAACTTTTGCTAGCATTTTGATTGACCTCATGAAGTTTTTGGAAACAAATTGGCCAAAATTAGTTCATGATCTTTCGAAAGGCACGCTTCACCAGGACCTAAAACTATCCCCTCAAATGAGGGCGACTTTGACGAGGGCCCTGGGATCTGGGGACCATGAAAGGGCAATGAAGGTCAAAGAAGAATGCGAGACAGGATTCGATGGTATCATTAAGAGACTTTGGCCAAATGTTCAAGTCATTTCTGTTATTGATAACATCGGTATTCGAAGTTACATGAAGTCGAGCTTTGGTAAAGGTAAGTCTATCCTTACTTCAAGTCTATTATCcttacttcaattttttttattcaacttaaaaagaaacaaacccAGACATCAtctttaatttaaatgacagaGATTTTGGGAAAGAACAACTACCCTAAACAGCTAAGATAAATCCTCTTCTTTGTGGGAGATAAACTAGTTTAAAAGTCTCACCTGAGtgatgtcattttgtaaatgtatACACGGAGATTTGGAAGAGGACAGTGACCAATACTCAATTTCATTGGGGGCACAGTGCAAGGTAGAAGGTAGAGTGCAAGGTAGACTTAAGTGCATATGTATATGAGACCGGTATAGATAGGAATGAAATCAATATCGGCGTTCATAAAAACTGAATAAAACATCCAGATAATAGACACCTTTAAATGCCAAGTAGCTCTTTTGCGGGGAGTCCTTAGCATGCAGCTCCCTGTTGCGACTCCACTACCAGCAGGACTGTCATCATCAACAGGACCGTAATGCAGGAACTGTTGGAGGGACTCAAACAATTAATGGAGGGGCGTAATACTCCTGTCCTAGAAGTTCCGCACATATTATGAATGCACATATGTGAGGGGAGGGGCTGAGCAGTCTGCACGGCGGAGGCCAGGCAGGGGGAAAACCCATTGTCCCCTCCACGGGCCTGGGTCACTTGTTCATGATGATGCATGACCAATGTCACAACACAACATTAATGAGATTAATGCCAGGCTATACCGAACTTGGCAGTTCCTTGTTACACAAcatcaaatatttcatgttgCTCCTTTCACAGGTATTGAAATATACTCAGCTATGTATATCTCTTCAGAGGCGTTTATGGGACTTAACCTGTGGCCTTTCGAAGATGGAACGTCGGAGTACGCCCTCAATTTGACAGAAAATGTGTTCGAATTCATCAAAGAGGAAGACATGTACTAAGTAGTTCTATTATTTCATTCAGATTAATTTAAttgcaaatataaaaaatataaccgAATTGGCTAGAGGAAACAAACCATTTTGATACAGTCAGTTCTGGGGGTACAATAGTAATTTAAACTCTTTCAAACGCTAGAAGGCGCACAAAATGTCatgatgttgggggggggggggcaatacaTCACTCTTCTGAATAACGAGTGGTCACCTAATTATTCTTGCGGACCACAATGAGTTTTGTACCCGTAGATGACAGCTCAACTGAGGTATAGATGGAGGTTGATTCTCTCCGTTGGAAGCAAGCTATACTGTGACTTTACAACCAATCCAAACCGTGTTGTCCAAAACGGTCCTCACAAACGAAACCTATCACAAAATTCTCCTTCCAAATATATATCACGTTTGGGAGGGTTCCATTTGATTTAATTAAGGCTCACCTTCTTGTGATGCAACCATCTCTGACGTCATTGCGCATACAGACCTCTTGTCTGCCTTATTGGGCGATTTCTTACTATATTGGGCAGATCCATATGTGGCTCTTATGGGATATTAATGGATAGAGACCTTTGTGAGCAATATGATTATATCAATATGAGGGTGAACTGTTGAACGTAGAACATTTTCAAGAACAAATAAAAGCAAAATCGGTTAAAAGCTAAGAACTAATGAGATATTATTTTGCTAATAAGCCGTTTACTCCCCTTCAAAATAAGTATAAATATGTTGAAGGTATTCTGGGCAAAGACCCCAGTTagtattatacaaaaaaaaagcccCGTCTGTGTTTATATCTTTTGTGAACCTAATCCTTTTATGAAGAAGGCACcggtcatttaaaaaaaaagtttaaattatatgaatatgaaaatgaaCCACTAGACCGTTAACTCTCTTGTCTCGGTGTTGTCGAGCAACGTATTTCATATGATTACAAGGTAATTTTTGGTTGATGTTATTTTCGTTTTCAGGGACAAGCCGAATCCAAAGACTTACTTCGTAGATGAGGTTGAAGTTGGCCAGAAATACGAGCTCGTTCTCAGCCAGAAATATGGTTTTTACCGTTATCGATTTGGGGACCTCGTAAAGGTCACGGGATTCTACCAAAACAGCCCGAAAATTTCATTCCTCTACCGGTAAGAACTGCGTTTCTGTGCTGCAGTTAGAAGTGAGTGTGCAATTGTCAAGGAGGTGAACGAGCGcccaccccacccttccccttCGAAAGCAGAAAAGACCGTAAGAGAATACGTAGTACATCAAACCTGATATTATCTTATTATATCGATGCTTTCGATGTTTCTTACTTTTATAACAGAAAAGCGAGTATCTTAAACTTAGTTGGGGAAAAGGTTGACCAGCACGTAATTCACGATTCATTGTCTGTTGCCCTCAATCCGTGGAAGGATCAAGTTGAGATGAAACATTACACCTGCGCAGAGAAGGGTCTCGTCCCGGAGCAGAAAAGTAAGTAAATCGGTTTAATAGAATAAAACATCAGCACTGACCAAGAAAAATCACCGAAGATATGTAAGCCTGGCCACGACAGCCTAACGACTTGATCTACTCTCAGCCACAGTCACCTTACACAGAGACTGTAACAATGTATAATTATGACTCTTGAAATGCACTTCCTGTCGTCTTTATATTGTTAAAGTAATTTTATCACTGATTTATATATGGAAGCTGATAGGCTCGGGAGATTGCCACGACAGGTATGTGTTCAATAAGCAGTGAGTTGGCCTCAACGTGTCCGTTTGCCCCTGCCAATGCTATTTACCACAAGTTAGGTATTATCACTTCAATTTCAGTTAAAGATTTAATGTCGTCTCAGCAGAATCCAACAGTATTATATGCCGGATTTGGCATGACGTCACCGCTTTCCTTTTGTCTGAAGTTCGATGAAGTTCCGATTGTAGTTAATATATGGATAGTAAAGACCAAAAGAGAAATAATACCACAGTAAAGATGAGAACTAGTTACGAGAACAACGTAGGTGGAAAATATGGCGTCGGACATCATAGTCCGGCTAACATTACATTTAATTCTTGTGTACCCTTTTCGAGATAACAACAGTTAAAGTGACACGTTTTTGCACAAGAAGTTGAACTGAAGCAAATACTGGTCCTGGCAAACACAGTTCCGGCAAACTAATTGATTGTGTCAAACTCATTGATGTCGACAACATCACTCGTTGGGACTAACACACGTTATTGGAAACGCACCTGTTGTGGCAAAGGCCTGCTCGGTGCTTATAGCCAAACACACTTGTCTTGGCAAACGAACAGCATTGTGGGAAAACGCCCGAACCTTTCGGCACCAGTAGTCATACAAGGTTACTTGGCTTCTAATAAGCATCCCACGTCCCTCCACCACCCTaccgccccaccccctcccttcatATTAGGGCTGGACAGTTCAGTTTGTAGGTCATGCTCCGCATGTATTCTTGTGGCCTGTTTTACGAATccctttcaaatttaatttcccATTATAACGTCATAGGATCAACGAGCAAGTGTGTGACGAAGGCAACACAGTTTTAGTGGCTGACATTTTCTTTCACAGATTCACAGAAGCTAGGACTATATTACGTGTTCTTCCTGGAGTTAAAGTCTAATTTCGGAGACGAATTACCTGATGACTTGAACACGGAGATATTGGCTGAGGTAAGCGACTCTAGTGTCAACTTTACTGTTTATCAACATTTATTATATATGAGTGACAATGTTCTTTAGTTTCATCAAATCCATTCCTTgtagtgttttgttttgcttcggAAAAGTGTGCACACATATCAATTCTGAATGGTCAAACATTGTCCCCATTATTTCAGGTTTCCTTTCAGATCCGTAAAGGTTTCCTATTTAGTCCTTGTACGGTAAAGCTATTCCGCAAACGGACGAATGGTCAACACGGTTCATTGTCTTCCAAAGTAGGCACCAGTTGGCCGACGTAACGTTCGTTTGTTGTcccatggagctattaccgaaTAGCTCCATGGTAAAAGCTCCATGGTTGTCTGTAGTCAATACATGGAAATCTGCTTACCCATACATTTTATGTAATTTGATAacatttgtgtaaaagtaagaggtgGATAACAGCTGCTAAGATGTTATGcgttaaatttactttcatgaataaaacatacaaTTTTCTATTTACATAATGCTTAATGGAAGTACAGAGCCGCTTCTTGTGTTTTACACATTAAAGTTTTCCTGAGTTTGAAttcacagttttgtttttatttttaacttttagGTGATCCAGAAAAATCTCTACGAACGTCACGAGTTTTATCGCGTTTTCAACAACACTAAGCAAATCACTACACCGACGGTCTACTTAACCAAGGAAGGGGCGTTTACTGAACTTAAAGAATACATCCTAGCCAACAGCTCAGCCTCAAGGGCCCAGTTTAAAATGCCATTAAAATTACGGACAAGAGAAATGGCCGAGTTTCTACTCGAACATTCTCTGCCCTAACGATATATGTGGTTGCTGGTTAATTTGCATACTCACAAAATGGAGAATTAGGAATTACTCTCAAAacccaaaatatttttttcgtaCAATTACAACAATTGATGACAAAAGATAGGGGCAAAAACAATATTGATAAAACTTGTGTCTTTGGAGCGCTCTTCGTTGCTAACCTGTTCTACAGTGTCAATTAACACTAAATTTACTTCAAACTCTACCAAAGCCCGTACAGACTGTTCTGATGTTTTGACTTTGATTAAATTAGTTACAACCTGAACCTGAGAAGTGATCGTTCTTCTCGTTTTACACATTCATGTGGGCAATTGCGGCAACCCCATTATATGAGGCCTGCAAAACCTTTTGGTAAAGAAAGATATGAAATACGTATTCTTTGTGGATTTGGTAGAAAGGCCTAACTACGGGGACTACCTGCGATAGTATATATTTCAACGTAACAGATTGATAGATTGAAGCCTGTGGATTGAATAAAAATTCAATGTGGCT is part of the Apostichopus japonicus isolate 1M-3 chromosome 22, ASM3797524v1, whole genome shotgun sequence genome and encodes:
- the LOC139963368 gene encoding uncharacterized protein isoform X2 gives rise to the protein MAVKFLFAGVIFIISFLVTVKLCACWSHMGPSIHSCVLYLVTGLLALIGILSGCALIFISTRRTSKHHTLLSALHHFIVKYHRLYVGSRMLKKFRAACKNPREAQELLLQKIIKKNKNTDYGYQFRLGEIHSLEDLRQKHPITDYDHYRRFINRLSKGEKDVLTAEKVSRLILTSGTTGTGIEIYSAMYISSEAFMGLNLWPFEDGTSEYALNLTENVFEFIKEEDMDKPNPKTYFVDEVEVGQKYELVLSQKYGFYRYRFGDLVKVTGFYQNSPKISFLYRKASILNLVGEKVDQHVIHDSLSVALNPWKDQVEMKHYTCAEKGLVPEQKNSQKLGLYYVFFLELKSNFGDELPDDLNTEILAEVIQKNLYERHEFYRVFNNTKQITTPTVYLTKEGAFTELKEYILANSSASRAQFKMPLKLRTREMAEFLLEHSLP
- the LOC139963368 gene encoding uncharacterized protein isoform X1; this translates as MAVKFLFAGVIFIISFLVTVKLCACWSHMGPSIHSCVLYLVTGLLALIGILSGCALIFISTRRTSKHHTLLSALHHFIVKYHRLYVGSRMLKKFRAACKNPREAQELLLQKIIKKNKNTDYGYQFRLGEIHSLEDLRQKHPITDYDHYRRFINRLSKGEKDVLTAEKVSRLILTSGTTGTGKMIPQDENLVDNFLILLGAFQHEMFPDMQPMQSFLRLHVNAEIKQSECGITKAPATALEKHMMKGKVDYTTPSDGFLIDTVYEAFYVHLLFALREEQLGSAYITFASILIDLMKFLETNWPKLVHDLSKGTLHQDLKLSPQMRATLTRALGSGDHERAMKVKEECETGFDGIIKRLWPNVQVISVIDNIGIRSYMKSSFGKGIEIYSAMYISSEAFMGLNLWPFEDGTSEYALNLTENVFEFIKEEDMDKPNPKTYFVDEVEVGQKYELVLSQKYGFYRYRFGDLVKVTGFYQNSPKISFLYRKASILNLVGEKVDQHVIHDSLSVALNPWKDQVEMKHYTCAEKGLVPEQKNSQKLGLYYVFFLELKSNFGDELPDDLNTEILAEVIQKNLYERHEFYRVFNNTKQITTPTVYLTKEGAFTELKEYILANSSASRAQFKMPLKLRTREMAEFLLEHSLP